The DNA window TCATGATGAAGCCGATGAGGCCCATGTCGTGGTAGTGCGGCAGCCACGAGACCGCGGTCGTTCCCCAGCCGAGGCGCAGGTCCTTCGTGTTGGCGGCGATCTCGTGGTACAGGTTCCCGTGCGTCACCTGCACGCCGCGCGGCAGCCCGGTCGCGCCCGAGGTGTACGTGAGCAGCGCTGGCTCGTCCTGGCTGGCGGGGGTGTACCAGAGGATGGGCTCCGGGCCCGGCGGAAACCGCTGATCCGTCCGGTGAAAGGGGAGGTCCGGCCAGAGCGACGGCACCTTCTTGAACAGACCCGAGACGGGTCTTCGCAAGCGCGCCCTGTCGTAGGCGGCGTTCGTCAGGGCCAGCCGCGCCCCCGCGTCGGCGGCGATGGCCGAGAACAGTGGCATGTCGCGCGCGAGCTGCGTCAGGTCCGGTGGACATACCGGCACAGGGATGATCCCGGCCATCATGCACCCCACCAGCGCGCGCACGAAGTCCAGCGACGGCGGATACACGAGCAGCGCCCGGTCCCCCTTCTGCAGACCCCACTCCGGCAGCATGCGCGCGATCGTGTCGGCCGACTTCACCAGCTGACGCACGTTGAGCGCGTCCACGCGGTGCCCCTTGTCGTCGACGAAGGTGAAAAGCGCCTTCTCCGGCGTTCGCTCGTACATCTCACGCAGAACGGAGAGTGCGGCGCGCGCCGGCTGGATTGCTTTCGGCATGGTCTTCCCCCACCGTCCTCGATGCTTCGCGTGGCGAAGCCCCTTCGAGGACGTCCGGCGCGCCATGTCGGCGTCGCCTGCGCGCTACCGCGCGGCGCTCGCCAGCAACTTGCGAACCTTGCTCAGCACTACGATGTCCGCAGGCGGGAATTCGTCTTCACGAAGCGCCTCGGCTGCTGCCCAGCGCACGTCCGCCACGTCGAGGGCGCGCGGCTCTGGTGAGCCGGTGCACCGCGTCGCTCGGTAGAAGAGAAGCAGCACCGCCTTCATCGGATAGCGATGAAAGGTGACCTCCACGATATCGCCCACGGCGGCGTCGATCCCCACCTCCTCGCGCAGCTCGCGCGCGAGCGCGTCCCTCGGATCTTCGCCCGGCTCCACCTTCCCTCCTGGGAACTCCCAGGCGCCCTCCAAATGCGCGCCGCGCTTGCGCTGCGTGAGCAGCACCCGGCCGTCCTCGATGAGGATCGCGGCCGCGACCAGGACGGTGGTCGCCCCTGCCGGCGTGACGAGTTCGCTCTGCGCTGAAGACGTCACGGCGGATGTCGTCACAACAGATGTCGCTGCGGCGGATGTCGTCGAAGGCGTCCGTGGCGTGGAGGCCGGCATTGCAGAGGGCGGTGAGGCGGAAGCAGGTGACGCGGCCGCCGCGGCCGGATCGGAGGAAACCAAGCTGGAGGAGGCCGAGCTGGACGGGGGGAGCGACATCGGGGGCGCATGATGCGGAGGGCCTCGGCGAACGCAAGCCTTCCCCCGAGCACGACATTTTCTCCGCCTGGCGACCTGGCGTGGCGTGCGCTGGATTCTTTGCGGGCTCGATGCCCAGCTTCCCATGCCTGCCGAGCTGTGACATGCCTCCGTGCATGAGCGTGACCTACCGGGACGCGGGGGTGGACATCGACGCGGGGGACGCGCTGGTCGAGCGCATCAAGCGGCTGGCGGCGCCGACCCGCACGCCGCACGTGCTCGAAGGCATCGGCGGGTTCGCGGGCCTCTGCTCCGTGCCTGGAGGCTTGCAGGACCCGGTGCTCGTGAGCGGCACCGACGGCGTCGGCACCAAGCTCAAGGTTGCCTTTGCCACGGGCGTGCACGACACGGTGGGCATCGATCTCGTCGCCATGTGTGTGAACGACATCATCACCGTCGGCGCTCGCCCGCTCTTCTTCCTGGACTACTTTGCCACCGGCAAGCTCGACGTCGACGTGGGCGAGGCCGTGGTCCGCGGCATCGCCGACGGCTGCAAGCAAGCTGGCTGCGCCCTCCTCGGCGGGGAGACGGCGGAGCTGCCGAGCATGTACGCCGATGGCGAGTACGATCTCGCCGGCTTCGCCGTCGGTGTCGTCGAGCGTGCCAAGCTGCTCGACGGCAAACGCGTCGCGGCGGGCGACGTGGTGATCGGTGTGGCTTCGAGCGGGCTGCACTCCAACGGCTATTCTCTCGCGCGCCGCGTCTTCGAGCGCGAGATGGCGCTGGGGATGGACGCGCGGGTGGCGGAGCTGGGGAGCACGGTGGGCGAGGTGCTCCTGACGCCGACGCGGATCTACGCGCGTGCGGTGGCGGAGCTGCTCGGTGCTTGTGGCGAGGAGGTACGCGCGCTCTCGCACATCACGGGGGGCGGCTTGCCTGGCAACGTGCCTCGCGTGCTGCCCGAGGGCCTGGGGGTCCGTCTCGATGCGACGAGCTGGGAACGGCCCGCCGTGTTCCGGGTGATCGCGGCGGGCGGGCCCGTGGAAGAAGCCGAGATGCGCCGCACGTTCAACCTGGGTGTGGGGCTGATCGCCGTGGTGCACCGTGACGCCGCAGACCGGGCCGTCGAGACCTTGCAGCGCGCGGGGGAGACGGCGTGGGTGGCTGGCGAGGTGCTGCCCGTGGGCGACGTCGCGTTCGAGGAGCGGGTGCGCTTCGCTTCGTAACGCCCCGCCGGTCCCCGATGAAAAGAATCGGGCAAGGACATGGGTGGGCGCTCCTTGCCGTCCCCGCCCTGCAACGGCTCATCTCGGATGGAGGAGACTTCGTTTTTGCCGGAGGACGAGCGTTGGTTGCAGAAGGGCGGTCGTCGATCGGCAAAGAACGATCGTGGGTTGCGGAACGATGATCGTCGATCACGGAACGATGCCCGTCGATCACGAAAGGATGAGCGTTGAATTGGGAAGAACGATCGTCGATCGGTGAAGGACGATCGTCGATCGGGTGAAGGACGATCGTCGATCGGGTGAAGGACGATCGTCGATCGGGTGAAGGACGATCGTCGATCGGTGAAGGACGATCGTTGATCGGTGAAGGACGATCGTCGATCGGTGAAGGACGATCGTCGATCGGTGAAGGACGATCGTCGATCGGTGAAGGACGATCGTTGAATTGGGAAGGACGATCGTCGATCGGGTGAAGGACGATCGTCGATCGGCGAAGGACGATCGTCGATCGGCGAAGGACGATCGTCGATCGGCGAAGGACGATCGTCGGTCGGCGAAGGATGATCGTCGGTCGGGTGAAGGACGATCGTCGATCGGTGAAGGACGATCGTCGATCGGTGAAGGACGACCGACGGACGCCGATGTGTGGCTCATTACCTCCGTTGAACGGCTCAGTGTCGCCGTTCAACGCGAACACCTTCGCTTCCTGTCTCCCTCACGATCTCGTTTGCATGGAGATTCCATCACTTGCTCATTCCGCTTCCCCCCACCCGTTCGCCAGAGGCCCATTTCCCTCCCCGATCCTCCCCACCCGACGACCTCCTCAACGGTACTGGTCAGGCCTCACCCGAATCTGGCCCGGGCATTGCGTTGTTGTCCCGGGACCTCTTCAACCTCTCCACCCCAACGGCACTCCCCCCTCAGCACCCACAGCACATCGCGCAGAGGCTCACGCACCCGCCATCAGGACAGCGACCTCAGGGCGTGGGGCTGCAGAGCTCGTTGATGTCGTCGACGAGCGTGCCTTCGCCAGCGAGGACCTCGATCACGGCCGCAAACCCGCCGAGGCTGCGCTGCGGATCTCCCTCCTCGACCCCGCTGGCGACCTGACGGCTCACGTTCGCGATCGTCCGCGCCATGGTGCGGTAGGCGGCTGCATGCTGGAGCAGCGTCGGGTCCGTCAGGCGAAGCGTGCCGATCTCGCGCTCGCTGTCCTCCATCGCCGAAGCGAGCTGACGCAGGCCTTTCGCATCGCTCGCCTCCTCTGCGCTCGCCGTGGCGCTCGCCTCGATCCGCTCGACGCCCCGGTTGATGCCCTCGACCAGCCAGGCGCACTCCCGCGCACGCTGGAACTTCTTTCGTAGCGCGGGCCGCTGCTCCGGCGTGGCCGCAGCGAGGGTGCAGGCGAGCGGATCCCCCTCGCGGCACGCCCGTTCGAGCCAGGTGGTCGCCTCGCTCCCGCTCTGCGAGGCGCCAGCGCTCATCGAGCGGTGGTAGCCGAGGACCGTGCAGCTGCTGGGTAGCCCGGCGTCGCAGGCCTTGCGGAGCAACGCTTGCGCGCGTGCCGGATCGGCGCTCACGCCTCGGCCCTCCAGGGTGGCCTCGCCCAGCGCCTGGCAGGCGTGCGGCACCCCGGCCTCGCAGTCGATCTGCCACAGGGACGCCGCTCGCCGCGCGTCCCGAGGGACACCTGTTCCCTCGGCGTGGGCCTCACCGAGCTGTGCGCAGGCCCCCACGAGCCCAGCATGACAGGCCGCACCGAGCTGCTGAAAGGCGTGCGCCTCGGCGCGCGGCCCGCTGGACGCACGCAGCGTGTCGAGGGCGAGGCGACCGCAGCCGCGCGTGCTGCCTGCGGCGCAGGCGCGCTCGTGCAGGCGCCTGGCCGTGCTCGGCTCGGCGGTAGAGGCCAGCCCTTCGTCGATGCGCGCGCTCACCGTGTCGCATGCCTCGGCGCTTGCGTCGCAGGCGCGGTGGCAGAGCGCTTCGCCCTGGGCCACGTCACGGCGGGTCCCACTGCCACGGACCAGCGCATCGCCGAGACCCTGACAGCCGAGCGCACTCCCTTCTTCACAGGCCTGTCGGTGGAGCGCGGTGGCCAGTGCCCGATCCGGCGTGGCGACCCGGCCGTGGTACACCCCGAGCCAGTGGCAGCCGTCCGGGTTGCCCTCCTCGCAGGCGCGGCCGAGCAGCGCCGCCGCGCGCACGCCGTCGGGTCGCGTGCCCTCGCCTTCGAGCAGCGCGCGGCCGAGCTGCACGCAAGCGCGCAGGTCGCCGGTGTCGCAGGCCGCGGCGCTCACCGTGACCCCGCGCTGCAGCAGCTTCCTGGCGCGCGCGGCGTCCACCGGGGTCCCCTGGCCGAACGCGACGGCGTGCGCGAGCCGTCGGCACCCTGGCCCATCACCTCCCTCGCAGGCGCGCTCGAGCAGTTCGAGGCCGTTCCACTGCACGGCCGCGCGCGCCGGTGCCGAGAGCGCCATGCGCCCGAGTTCGGCGCAAGCGGCGGCGTCGCCTGCACCACAGGTCCGGTCTTGCAGATCGAATGCCTTGTCGATGTCGCTCTTCAGCGTGCCCGACACCCCACGTTCGAGGAGCCGCCCCAGCTCGCGGCATCCCGGTGTGAACCCGAGGGTGCAAGCTCGGTCATGCATCGTCGCGGCGACCGCGACCCGCTGCGGACCCCGCGCGCGCTCTCGCATCACCAGGTCGGCGGCGCGGCTGCAGCTCGGCGCATCCCCCTCGGCACAGGCTGCCTCGCACACGGCGAGCGGCTTCGTTCCGCACGCGGGTGCCGGCAAGCCGGTGCCCGAGGCGAAGAGGGACGACGACACGGACGGCGACGGTTGTCGCGTCCCACAGCCTGTCGTCATTGCCAGGCTCGATGCGACGAGCGCCACGAAGACCGCACGAAGGCCCATTGGATCATGAGAAGCGACCGCTCGGGGGCCGTCAAGCGCACCGCAGGTCTGCCGCAGCGAAGTGCGACCGCGCGCGACCGCGCGCGACCGTACGCAGCCGTGCGCAACCGCGGGTGACCGTGCGCGACCGTGCGGCTCCAGCAACGCGATGAGACGCATGCAGTGACTGCCAGGGAAGCTCGTCAGATCTCGATCCGGCCGACCATGACCGGGATGCATCGACCGCTGATCGCCACATGGCGCACTGCGCCAGCGGACTTGCGGACGTGCACCTCGATGGTGCTCGGCCGACCCATCTCGACGCCTTGCTCGATGACCAGATGGGTGTCGAGGTCGGGCTCGGGTCGCAGGGATGCGAGGTAGGCTCCCAGTGCCGCCGAAGCGCTTCCCGTCGCTGGATCTTCCTGGATGTCGTCGAGTGGCGCGAACATGCGCGCCCGCACCCGGGGGACACCGTTCGATGACGGGACGCGCGCGTAGAGGAAGAGCGACAGGTGACCCTCGGGTCGCGGCATCCTGGTGTCGGTCTCGACGAACGCGTTGCCGTTCGGGCGAGCGCGCCCGAGGGCCGCGAGGTCGGTGACCTCGGCGAGGACGAAGGGCAACCCCACCGAGGCCATGACGGGCGGGTGGTGGACCGTCGTGATGTGCTCCGCCGAGAGACTGGCGCACGAGGCGACCACCTTCGGTGCGATGCGATCACCCACCTCGAGCGCACCGGGCGCCACGATGCGCGCGCCCACGATGGCGTCGGTCTCGCGAAGGACGGTCACCTCGACGAGGCCCGCGTCTTCTTCGAAGTGCATCACGTCACCGACGGGTCGGTCGAAGAGTACGCCCTGGCGGCCGAGGAGGAACGCCGTGCCGACGTTGGGGTGCCCGGCGAAGGGGATCTCGGCGGTGGGGGTGAAGATCCGGACGCGCGCGGTGTGCGCCGGATCGCGCGGAGGGAGGACGAAGGTGATCTCCGAGTAGTTGAACTCGACGGCGAGGCGCTGCATGAGCGCTGGATCGAGGCCGCGCGCGTCAGGGATGACGGCGAGGGGGTTGCCACCGAAGCGGCTCGACGTGAAGACGTCGACGGTCATGTAGTCGAAGGAAGGCATCGTCGGGGTCGTCCGTGTCGGGGGAGCGCACGTGCGCGGAGGAGTGCGGAGACGCGAAGGGTAATGGCGAAGACGCGTCTCGCGAAGACGTCGCGCCGAGGCTCGCGAAGACGTCGTGAAACGTGCGGCGAATCGAGCGGGTGGCGGAGCGTCGTGCCGAGGGCAGAGGCCCGCGACGAGGGTCCGTGTCGTGAAGGCGGCGGCCCGACGAAGGCGTGTCGTCGTGGTGCGGAGGTCGGGCTTCGTCTGTGCGCGAGGCCACGTTCTCTGCCGCAGGAACGTGCGGGAGATTGTCGCGAAGTGACCTGGCGACTGTGTTAGCCAGTTCAGATGGACGCAGTGCGGCGGCGGTGGCGTGCGACGTGGAAAGGGTGGCATCGAGCAGGTCTCGGGGTCGGATTGCTGGGTGCCCTGTCGTGCAGCTCCGCTCCGTCGACGGAGGCGCTCGCCGAGCCCGAGGGCGTGGACAGCGCCTCCACGGTGCCGACGGAGGGGCTGGGCACGGTGCCGGAAGTGCCGTCGAGGCGCGCGCTGGGGCGTGCTGCAGAAGGCGCAGGATCGTTGCCGCTGGGGCTCCGTGCGGCGTACATCGCCTCCGTGCAGGCGGGCGCGTCGAGCGCGTATGCGGTGAAGCCTGCGGCTGGAGGGCTCCGGGCCGAGAGCCCGGCGCAGCGCCTGGAGACGACGTTGACGGCCGAGGGGGTCCAGCTCGCACCGCGTGGAGGAGAGGCTGCGTGGCGCTTCGGGCTGACGCCGCGCGGGTGGGGCTGCGGCGACCGGTGGGTCTCCGCCGCGCCTGTGGTCCCCGAGGGCGAAGGGAACCGCGTGACGTATGCGCGGGCCGGGCTGACGGAGTGGTACGTGAACGGGCCGCTCGGGCTGGAACAGGGCTTCACCGTGGCGGCGCGGCCTTGTGCCGCTGGTGTTGGCGGGGAGGTCATCGTCGCGCTGGCGCTCACGGGGGACCTGCACGCGGTGCTGGCAGAGGATGGCGGGACCGTCGCGCTGCGGAACGGTTCAGGAGAGGTGGCGTTGCGCTACGGCGAGCTGCACGTCGTCGACGCGACGGGGCGGACGCTCGCGGCGCGGCTCCAGGTGGAGGGAGACGAGATCGCGATCGTCGTCGACGATGCCGGTGCGGTGTATCCGCTGGTCATCGATCCGCTGATCGAGACGGGTCAGACGAAGCTCCTCGCTGCCGACGGAAAAGAGGGACATCACTTCGGGTACTCGGTCGCCGTGGCAGGAGACACGGCGGTCGTCGGTGCGCTGCTCGATGGCGAGCGAGGTGCGGCTGCGGGGGCGGCGTACGTGTTCGTGCGTTCCGAGGAGGGCTGGACGCAGCAAGCGAAGCTCCTCGCCTCTGATGGGGGGATCGACGATCACTTCGGTGCGTCGGTCGCCATGTCGGGCGACACGATCGTGGTCGGTGCGATGGCGACGCCGCAGCGCGCGACGGCAGGGGCGGCGTACGTGTTCGTGCGCTCCGAGGAAGGCTGGACGCAGCAAGCGAAGCTGCGCGCCATGCGGGGTCAGGCGGGAGATCTCTTCGGCGAGGCGGTGGCGATCTCGGGGGAGCTGGTGGTGGTCGGCGCGTCGTCGGACCCGGAGCACGGGCCGTTCTCGGGCGCGGCGCACGTGTTCGTGCGGTCGGAGGGAGAGTGGTACCACCAGGCGAAGCTCACCGGTGCGCAGGAGGTTGCCGACAGGTTCGGGGGCTCGGTGGCCGTCTCCGAGGGGACGGTGGTGGTGGGGTCGAGCGGCGATGACAGCGCGGAGGCGGACGCCGGCGCGGCCTACGTGTTCGGGCTGGTGGAGGGGGCGTGGACGCAGCAAGCCATGCTCGTCGCGCAGGATGCGGTCCTGGGCGACGGGTTCGGGGGCTCGGTGGCGATCTCGCGCGGGACGGTGGTCGTCGGAGCGCGCGGGAGTGACGTCGGTGGCCAGGACGCGGGGGCGGCGTACGTGTTCACGCGCTCGAGGGCGGAGTGGGCCGAGCAGGCGAAGCTCGTCGCCTCGGATGGCGCGGCGGGGAGCGCCTTCGGGCACGTCGCGATCGCCGGTGACACGGTGGTGGTGGGGTCGAGCGGCGACAGCAGCCTCGGCCGAGCGGCTGGCGCCACCTACGTGTTCGGGCGCGCCGGTGGTCGCTGGACCGAGCATGCGAAGCTTCTGGCCAGCGATGGCGCGGCCGACGATCGTTTCGGCGCCCCCGTGGCGATCTCGGGCAACACGGTGCTCGTGGGGGCGTACACGGACGACGACCTGGGTGATGCGTCCGGCTCGGCGTTCGTGTTCTCGCTGGAGAACACGGACGTGGAGGTGGAGAGCGAAGATGATGGGGGATGCGGCTGCGTGGTGGCTGGTGCCTCGGGCTCGGGGGGGCCGAGCGCGGCGTGGCTCCTGGCGGCCTTGCTCGGGCTGAGGGCCTCTTCGTCCCGGCGTTGGCGCGCACGTCGCTGAGCGATCTCGTCGCGCGTCGATCGAGGTCGCGGACGGGGCGCTCCTCGTCGTGTGCGTCAGGGGGGGGCAGCCTCGATGGCGCGTCGATACCGCTCGCGCCGGTGAGGTTCTCGAAGAATGTCGTACGCCTCGTCGAGGACCTCGATGATGAGCTGTACGTCGTCCAGCAGATCGGCCGTGCCGGCGGTCAAGAGTCGAGAGGGCTCGAAGGCGCGGCGCAGGTTGAGGTAGGCGCGCTTGATCTCGTAGCTGGTGGCCTCGCGGGCGATGCCGAGAAGCGAGAAATAGTCGCCGTCCTGTACGACCTGGAGCCGCGCCCGCACGCGCTGGCGGATGGCTTCTTCGTCGAGCGGATCGTGCTCCTGGACCCGGGGGGCCTCGGAGATGCTCGGCGGGATGAGCACGTCGAGGACCTCGAGGCACACGAGCGCGTAGAGGAGGGTGGCCATCTCGGGCTCGGTCGCCTCGATGAGCTCGGCCACGGAGCGGCCGCGGGCGGCGCGGAACAGGTCCTCTTCTTCGGTGTGCAGCGCGCACTCGCCGAGCAAGTTGCGCCGGGCGCCCTCGTCGAGGCGGGCGGCTGGGCCACCGAGGCGACGGAGGGCGACGTCCGCAGGGATGACGCGGCGGATGGTCTCGACGAAGACCTCTGCGCCCGTCGCGCCGCCGAAGACGTTGGGCTCGGCCTTGAGGCGGCCGGGGGCCTCTTCCTCGATCTCGCAGGTGCCGGCGTCGATGTGGACGAGGTGGCCGATGATCCACTCGGCGTGAGCCCGGAGCACGGGCCAGAGATCGTCCTGACCGAGGTAGCCGTGCGCGATGAGGGCCGCTCCGGCGTGGCGCCCCGAGGCCGGGAGGCGGTTGGAAAGGCGTGCGACGAGGTCGCGATCGAGGTCGCCACGGGTGGCGAGGAACGCGAGCAGGGTCTCGTCGGGGACCTCGGAGGCCGCCGTGACGATGTCGCCTTCATGCAAGACGACGCGGCGGGTCCCGGCCTCGGTGGTGAGCGCCATCGAGCCCGATGCGCGGCTCCCGACGGCGCGCGCGAGCGCGCGTGGGGCATCGCCAGGGCCGAGCACGGTGACCGCGGGAGGGGTGTAGCCCGTGGAGGTGCCTTCGAGGGAGAGTCCAGGGGGCGTGGGCGAGGGGGGCTCCTGCGAGGCTGCGTGCGCGTACAGCGGCGGGGCCGCATGCGGCGACGCATGCGGATGCAGCGGTGACGCCGTGTGCAGCGGCGGAGAGGCCTGCAGCGGTGACCCAGCGTGTGTCGAGAGGCCCGCATGTGTCGGCGCACCGGCGTGTGTCGCGAGGCCCGCATGTGTCGGCGCACCGGCGTGTGTCGCGAGGCCTGCGTGCGTGGGGGCGCCGGTGTGTGTCGCGAGGCCTGCGTGCGTGGGGGCGCCGGCGTGCATTGGAGCGCCCGTGGGACGCGGCGGGGGTGCGTGCTGGGGCGAGGCGGCATGCCCGAGGGGAGGGGAGGGCGCCAGCGGCAGGGGAGGCGCGTGCAGTGGCGAGGACGCATGCGGATGCGGCGGCGCATGCATCCGCGGTGGCGCTGGAGGAGGCGGTGGCTCCTGCGGGGAGGACCACGGCGCCGGCCCTGCAGCGAAGGGCGTCGGTGGCGGGTCTGGAATGCGCCGCGGGAGCGTGAAATCCTCGGCGTGGACCGGGAGTGGGACGACGCCGGGGGGCTCGCTGGGGAAAGCGGCGGGGGGCGCGGGAGCGAGCTGGGCGGGCCGAGGGGGGGCCGCAGCAGGGTGGGCTCCGAAGCGCCCCCGGTCGTCGGTCGCGTCGAGGCCGTCATCGATGGGAAAATCGGAGATGGTGGCCGCGCGGGCGTGCGACTCGGCGCTGAGGGGCGAGGCATCGGGCTCGGGGAACCGCGGGCTCGCTTCGGAGAGGCTGCGCACCTGGACCTCCCGTGGTGGGCTGACCAGGGGGGCGATCGAGGCCGCGCGGTGGCTCGAGCCCGGGAAGGTGGGGACCCCGCCTGCCTCGGTGTGCGGGCCGCTGAAGGTGGAGCTCCTGCCGGCCTCGGTGCGCGGTCCGGTGAAGGTGGCGCTGCTTCCCGGCTCCGCACGGTAA is part of the Chondromyces crocatus genome and encodes:
- the mutT gene encoding 8-oxo-dGTP diphosphatase MutT — its product is MTSSAQSELVTPAGATTVLVAAAILIEDGRVLLTQRKRGAHLEGAWEFPGGKVEPGEDPRDALARELREEVGIDAAVGDIVEVTFHRYPMKAVLLLFYRATRCTGSPEPRALDVADVRWAAAEALREDEFPPADIVVLSKVRKLLASAAR
- the purM gene encoding phosphoribosylformylglycinamidine cyclo-ligase, translating into MSVTYRDAGVDIDAGDALVERIKRLAAPTRTPHVLEGIGGFAGLCSVPGGLQDPVLVSGTDGVGTKLKVAFATGVHDTVGIDLVAMCVNDIITVGARPLFFLDYFATGKLDVDVGEAVVRGIADGCKQAGCALLGGETAELPSMYADGEYDLAGFAVGVVERAKLLDGKRVAAGDVVIGVASSGLHSNGYSLARRVFEREMALGMDARVAELGSTVGEVLLTPTRIYARAVAELLGACGEEVRALSHITGGGLPGNVPRVLPEGLGVRLDATSWERPAVFRVIAAGGPVEEAEMRRTFNLGVGLIAVVHRDAADRAVETLQRAGETAWVAGEVLPVGDVAFEERVRFAS
- a CDS encoding tetratricopeptide repeat protein, with translation MSSSLFASGTGLPAPACGTKPLAVCEAACAEGDAPSCSRAADLVMRERARGPQRVAVAATMHDRACTLGFTPGCRELGRLLERGVSGTLKSDIDKAFDLQDRTCGAGDAAACAELGRMALSAPARAAVQWNGLELLERACEGGDGPGCRRLAHAVAFGQGTPVDAARARKLLQRGVTVSAAACDTGDLRACVQLGRALLEGEGTRPDGVRAAALLGRACEEGNPDGCHWLGVYHGRVATPDRALATALHRQACEEGSALGCQGLGDALVRGSGTRRDVAQGEALCHRACDASAEACDTVSARIDEGLASTAEPSTARRLHERACAAGSTRGCGRLALDTLRASSGPRAEAHAFQQLGAACHAGLVGACAQLGEAHAEGTGVPRDARRAASLWQIDCEAGVPHACQALGEATLEGRGVSADPARAQALLRKACDAGLPSSCTVLGYHRSMSAGASQSGSEATTWLERACREGDPLACTLAAATPEQRPALRKKFQRARECAWLVEGINRGVERIEASATASAEEASDAKGLRQLASAMEDSEREIGTLRLTDPTLLQHAAAYRTMARTIANVSRQVASGVEEGDPQRSLGGFAAVIEVLAGEGTLVDDINELCSPTP
- a CDS encoding PhzF family phenazine biosynthesis protein, yielding MPSFDYMTVDVFTSSRFGGNPLAVIPDARGLDPALMQRLAVEFNYSEITFVLPPRDPAHTARVRIFTPTAEIPFAGHPNVGTAFLLGRQGVLFDRPVGDVMHFEEDAGLVEVTVLRETDAIVGARIVAPGALEVGDRIAPKVVASCASLSAEHITTVHHPPVMASVGLPFVLAEVTDLAALGRARPNGNAFVETDTRMPRPEGHLSLFLYARVPSSNGVPRVRARMFAPLDDIQEDPATGSASAALGAYLASLRPEPDLDTHLVIEQGVEMGRPSTIEVHVRKSAGAVRHVAISGRCIPVMVGRIEI
- a CDS encoding FG-GAP repeat protein encodes the protein MLGALSCSSAPSTEALAEPEGVDSASTVPTEGLGTVPEVPSRRALGRAAEGAGSLPLGLRAAYIASVQAGASSAYAVKPAAGGLRAESPAQRLETTLTAEGVQLAPRGGEAAWRFGLTPRGWGCGDRWVSAAPVVPEGEGNRVTYARAGLTEWYVNGPLGLEQGFTVAARPCAAGVGGEVIVALALTGDLHAVLAEDGGTVALRNGSGEVALRYGELHVVDATGRTLAARLQVEGDEIAIVVDDAGAVYPLVIDPLIETGQTKLLAADGKEGHHFGYSVAVAGDTAVVGALLDGERGAAAGAAYVFVRSEEGWTQQAKLLASDGGIDDHFGASVAMSGDTIVVGAMATPQRATAGAAYVFVRSEEGWTQQAKLRAMRGQAGDLFGEAVAISGELVVVGASSDPEHGPFSGAAHVFVRSEGEWYHQAKLTGAQEVADRFGGSVAVSEGTVVVGSSGDDSAEADAGAAYVFGLVEGAWTQQAMLVAQDAVLGDGFGGSVAISRGTVVVGARGSDVGGQDAGAAYVFTRSRAEWAEQAKLVASDGAAGSAFGHVAIAGDTVVVGSSGDSSLGRAAGATYVFGRAGGRWTEHAKLLASDGAADDRFGAPVAISGNTVLVGAYTDDDLGDASGSAFVFSLENTDVEVESEDDGGCGCVVAGASGSGGPSAAWLLAALLGLRASSSRRWRARR